A single genomic interval of Dromiciops gliroides isolate mDroGli1 chromosome 1, mDroGli1.pri, whole genome shotgun sequence harbors:
- the ANGPTL8 gene encoding angiopoietin-like protein 8 yields MSLLLCLLLMPSLALPMPTPPKPSPELALQDEVNILLHGVLQFGQALNRIYKATEAQLDGASRSLELYEQTVVLLQEDLGNTRARTQELERSLGEIQAEEESLELQAQGAGIALSKVMEGHQDLQERVETLQGALAAVAPSHTQKELEDLKLYADKQSQIIWSLMGHVQRQQRELAQQRKQLSHIRDRLQGLALPS; encoded by the exons ATGTCCCTTCTCTTGTGCCTGCTCTTGATGCCCAGCCTGGCACTGCCTATGCCCACACCCCCCAAGCCAAGCCCAGAGCTGGCGCTGCAAGATGAAGTCAACATCCTTCTCCACGGCGTCCTGCAGTTTGGCCAGGCCCTCAACCGCATTTACAAAGCCACGGAGGCCCAGCTCGATGGGGCTAGCCGCAGCCTGGAGCTTTACGAGCAGACCGTGGTCTTGCTACAGGAGGATCTGGGCAATACCCGGGCACGGACGCAAGAGCTGGAGAGGAGTCTAGGGGAGATCCAG GCAGAAGAGGAGAGCTTGGAGTTACAAGCTCAGGGAGCTGGGATCGCACTCAGCAAGGTGATGGAGGGGCACCAGGATCTTCAGGAGAGAGTGGAGACGCTCCAAGGGGCCCTGGCTGCTGTAGCGCCCAGCCACACCCAGAAGGAGCTGGAAGATCTAAAG CTCTATGCAGACAAACAAAGTCAGATCATCTGGTCCCTGATGGGTCATGTCCAGCGGCAGCAGCGAGAGCTTGCCCAGCAGCGGAAGCAGCTGTCTCACATTCGGGACAG gcTCCAAGGTTTAGCACTCCCATCCTGA